The DNA region ATAGGCAAAGACGCCTGGGCGACGGGGAACCCGGCGCTGCGCGGCTCCTCGGTTATGTTCCTGAAACCTGGCGATCAGGTGGCGGTTTCCGATCTCAATAAAGGGGTCATTATTCAGTCCGGCAACGACGCCTGTATCGCGCTTGCAGACTTTGTTGCGGGCAGCCAGGAGTCATTTATCGGTTTGATGAACGGCTATGCGAAAAAGCTCGGGCTGACAAACACCACCTTCCAGACGGTACATGGTCTGGATGCGCCGGGTCAGTTCAGCACCGCGCGCGATATGGCGCTGCTGGGTAAAGCGCTGATCCACGATGTGCCGGAAGAGTATGCTATCCATAAAGAGAAAGAGTTCACCTTCAACAAGATTCGCCAGCCCAACCGTAACCGTCTGCTCTGGAGCTCCAGCCTGAACGTTGATGGCATGAAAACCGGCACCACGGCGGGAGCCGGATACAATCTGGTCGCGTCGGCCACCCAGGGCGATATGCGGCTGATTTCGGTGGTGTTAGGCACCAAAACCGACCGTATCCGTTTTAATGAATCAGAAAAGCTGCTGACCTGGGGCTTCCGCTTCTTTGAGACCGTGACGCCTATCAAACCGGATGCCACCTTTGTGACCCAGCGCGTCTGGTTTGGTGACAAGAGTGAGGTGAACCTGGGGGCGGGCGAGGCTGGTTCTGT from Citrobacter amalonaticus Y19 includes:
- the dacC gene encoding serine-type D-Ala-D-Ala carboxypeptidase; translated protein: MTQYVSSLRNFAAGSALLFLFAPTVMAAEQTIDAPGVDARAWILMDYSSGKVLAEGNADEKLDPASLTKIMTSYVVGQALKAGKIKLTDMVTIGKDAWATGNPALRGSSVMFLKPGDQVAVSDLNKGVIIQSGNDACIALADFVAGSQESFIGLMNGYAKKLGLTNTTFQTVHGLDAPGQFSTARDMALLGKALIHDVPEEYAIHKEKEFTFNKIRQPNRNRLLWSSSLNVDGMKTGTTAGAGYNLVASATQGDMRLISVVLGTKTDRIRFNESEKLLTWGFRFFETVTPIKPDATFVTQRVWFGDKSEVNLGAGEAGSVTIPRGQLKNLKASFTLTEPQLTAPLKKGQVVGTIDFQLNGKSIEQRPLIVMEAVEEGGFFGRMWDFVLMKFHQWFGGWFS